A window from Malassezia restricta chromosome I, complete sequence encodes these proteins:
- a CDS encoding pentatricopeptide repeat protein, which yields MPLSAKLAGALARYTNELSSAVTAFAPMQCGAVPLESCLTEKESATSYTRHAPASIHFNPEAKASEEQTILAPRSILQRRYSVNLGSLFSKVHKEPVKQRRKSIATLFPDKIKQTTLGAVSISHNQKISKEELALITQVSPDANIDFILKEYQSLPLHVKSTAGAYKLLSNILSSHRSCVDVDALYEMYLSLKHYGPSPDGAIYAILVDQLCQRDLELVRHHGSSYGKDYFELALQVVCDGFYSRHLFNSSGPFNQLFRCMIPRGCIDKAIYVLSIMESCIGSVKDAESFSLLIQIFSSDTVPTFPGQSLEDRQRHCLYACIQIFQSFENIASILAQKEPRCMEFSEKKCVSVWLSMIDAYFLLGDVFGAVALFERMMAAHFQDCSIPPLDEQVVSHMVTGFVHVGDCRSAIQWLRHLDASHMPAPSSEALENIVRAALEDEPTQVVTSLRDIAQILLSRNVLDENLYDAASLCVTNFAERLGMRIVQESLNASDLASCYKAMEELAERLFQLYDASHILVTPEQTKPVSAVLNLAAQKSLHGHAEHASALFRLCMLALRFGDPSSPAIVSLLCDACHLPMAIADAAASAPHRLSDACVRLIAFSTLVLPALEGLSGSLVATTQSAVVRQYEAASRDLNNNLAPLDLDETAWKRIVDAFCSAEQSSPSAFPGPDGYTGLGKLLSELSRLPHRPQLNVDNITAMLTEKYGPDGASVTHGWTNPSSKSSHASFPSRKKFSNSQSNTLVRKTPHPDTVRHLYVEGLLSPDLPVIKSLDHSLSHDIQNQCRSHGSQLDVSAVHNRLMASVAQGLYPTPSSLGSMINVMGRNGQVDRIDELYKLGLHALTFKHCDMQWRIWQWTHLEDCMMTALSHATLEDRANIHRLRIIALGKAPSASAYAALIATIQERTDDAVVAEELFNESQKLGVRPNTYLYNTIISKLSRARKAEQALRLFDEMQKSNLRPSSVTYGAAINACVRTGDESRATQLFAEMESQPMFQPRVPPYNTMIQYYVHSVRNRDKALLYYEKMQHAGVRPSAHTYKLLLDAWGTIEPIQPERQQALFARLSADRLVGAQGTHWASLIHTQGVVLRDLDQAKEIFDSIADRAPTVPRGKSFTSTVPDAVVYEALFAVFVAHGRTDLMPIYLSRMVSQGIWPTAYIANFLIKGYAQDGPMGLVEARRVFDAMIDPPAGIAASGNHLPRHHGAGALGMRRERVAIRSDSSSNELDRANVLGALVNREPSTYEAMIGAELAYGHIDRAQRILTRMKARAFPAALLNRAQAMFDRV from the coding sequence ATGCCACTATCTGCGAAGCTTGCCGGTGCTCTCGCACGTTACACGAATGAACTGTCGAGTGCGGTTACGGCTTTTGCGCCGATGCAATGTGGGGCAGTGCCATTGGAATCGTGCCTGACTGAGAAGGAGTCAGCCACTTCGTATACCCGTCATGCACCTGCATCGATACATTTTAACCCAGAGGCGAAAGCTAGTGAAGAGCAAACTATACTAGCACCGAGATCTATATTACAGCGAAGGTACTCTGTAAATTTAGGCTCTTTATTCTCCAAGGTTCATAAAGAGCCCGTGAAACAGCGTCGCAAATCAATTGCGACTTTGTTCCCGGATAAAATTAAGCAAACCACATTAGGAGCTGTGTCTATCAGTCATAACCAAAAAATTTCGAAGGAAGAACTGGCACTAATTACTCAAGTCTCGCCAGATGCGAATATCGACTTCATCCTCAAAGAGTATCAATCCTTGCCGCTACATGTAAAGAGTACTGCTGGTGCGTACAAGCTCTTATCAAACATCTTGTCAAGTCACAGGTCGTGCGTAGATGTTGATGCACTATATGAAATGTACCTAAGCTTGAAGCACTATGGCCCATCACCCGACGGTGCTATTTATGCTATTCTCGTTGATCAGCTGTGTCAACGCGATCTGGAGCTGGTCAGACATCACGGGAGTTCCTATGGCAAGGACTATTTTGAGCTCGCGCTACAGGTTGTTTGCGATGGATTCTATTCACGACACCTTTTCAATTCTAGTGGTCCTTTCAACCAACTATTTCGCTGCATGATACCTCGCGGTTGTATTGATAAGGCCATCTACGTTCTTTCGATTATGGAAAGCTGTATTGGAAGCGTTAAGGACGCGGAATCTTTCTCTTTATTGATACAGATTTTCAGCAGTGACACCGTGCCTACGTTTCCGGGTCAGTCTTTAGAAGACAGGCAGCGCCATTGCCTCTATGCATGCATTCAAATTTTCCAGTCGTTTGAGAATATTGCTTCCATTTTGGCACAAAAAGAGCCACGTTGCATGGAATTCAGCGAGAAAAAATGCGTGTCTGTTTGGCTCTCAATGATCGATGCCTACTTTTTGCTGGGCGACGTATTTGGAGCAGTGGCTCTTTTTGAGAGGATGATGGCAGCACACTTCCAGGATTGTTCTATTCCTCCATTGGACGAGCAAGTTGTAAGTCATATGGTGACTGGTTTTGTGCATGTAGGTGATTGCCGTTCAGCGATTCAATGGCTCCGCCACCTCGATGCATCTCACATGCCAGCACCTAGCTCTGAGGCACTCGAAAATATCGTACGTGCGGCTCTTGAGGATGAACCGACCCAAGTTGTTACTTCGCTTCGTGATATTGCTCAGATTCTCTTGTCTCGAAATGTGCTCGACGAAAACCTCTACGACGCTGCATCACTATGTGTGACCAATTTTGCCGAAAGACTTGGTATGCGCATAGTCCAAGAGTCTTTGAATGCTTCAGATTTGGCGTCTTGCTACAAAGCAATGGAGGAACTGGCTGAGCGCCTCTTTCAACTCTATGACGCATCACATATTCTTGTTACGCCAGAACAGACCAAGCCTGTATCTGCTGTTTTGAACCTTGCAGCCCAAAAATCCCTGCATGGACATGCTGAACACGCAAGTGCACTATTTAGACTTTGCATGCTGGCATTGCGCTTCGGCGATCCATCCTCACCGGCTATTGTGAGTCTCTTATGCGATGCATGTCATTTGCCAATGGCTATTGCTGATGCGGCCGCTTCTGCACCACACCGACTAAGTGATGCTTGTGTACGGCTTATTGCTTTCTCGACCCTTGTTCTTCCAGCTTTGGAAGGTTTGTCAGGCTCACTCGTTGCAACAACGCAGTCAGCTGTTGTGCGGCAGTACGAGGCAGCGAGCCGAGACTTGAACAATAATTTGGCTCCTTTGGATCTAGATGAAACGGCATGGAAGCGGATTGTGGATGCATTTTGCTCGGCTGAGCAGAGCAGTCCGTCTGCTTTTCCAGGTCCAGATGGATATACAGGCCTTGGCAAGCTTCTAAGCGAGCTGTCACGTCTACCTCATCGCCCGCAATTAAACGTGGATAATATTACAGCTATGCTTACAGAAAAGTATGGGCCCGATGGCGCTTCTGTGACCCATGGATGGACAAACCCTTCATCAAAGTCTTCTCACGCATCATTTCCCTCTCGGAAAAAGTTTTCTAATTCCCAAAGCAATACCCTTGTACGAAAGACACCTCATCCTGACACTGTGCGACACTTGTATGTGGAAGGGCTCCTTTCACCTGATCTACCTGTGATCAAGAGTCTGGACCATTCGCTTTCACATGATATCCAGAACCAGTGCCGCTCACATGGCAGCCAATTAGATGTCTCGGCTGTCCACAATCGACTCATGGCCAGTGTCGCCCAGGGCTTGTATCCAACGCCGAGCTCATTGGGTTCCATGATCAATGTAATGGGGCGCAATGGTCAGGTGGACCGCATTGATGAGCTGTATAAGCTAGGCCTCCATGCTCTAACATTTAAGCATTGCGATATGCAATGGCGCATTTGGCAGTGGACGCACTTGGAAGACTGTATGATGACTGCTTTGTCTCATGCCACGCTAGAAGATCGTGCCAATATTCATCGGCTACGCATCATCGCCCTTGGTAAAGCCCCCAGTGCGAGTGCCTATGCAGCGCTAATTGCTACCATTCAAGAGCGCACAGACGACGCTGTTGTGGCTGAAGAACTTTTTAATGAATCACAAAAATTAGGAGTACGTCCCAATACCTATTTGTACAACACGATTATATCCAAGCTTTCTCGTGCACGCAAAGCCGAACAAGCTCTGCGTCTGTTTGACGAAATGCAAAAATCCAATTTGCGACCAAGCAGCGTGACGTATGGTGCCGCCATCAATGCCTGCGTTCGAACTGGCGATGAGTCGCGTGCAACGCAGCTGTTTGCCGAGATGGAGTCCCAACCCATGTTTCAACCACGAGTGCCACCTTACAATACCATGATCCAGTACTATGTACATTCTGTGAGGAACCGAGATAAAGCGCTGCTCTACTACGAAAAAATGCAACACGCGGGTGTTCGCCCTAGTGCACACACGTACAAGCTGCTCCTAGATGCTTGGGGTACGATCGAACCTATTCAGCCTGAGCGTCAACAGGCTCTCTTTGCGCGCCTATCGGCGGATCGTCTGGTCGGCGCACAGGGTACGCATTGGGCATCACTTATTCATACGCAAGGCGTCGTTCTTCGTGATTTAGATCAAGCCAAAGAAATATTCGACTCGATCGCCGACCGTGCGCCTACTGTTCCTCGAGGTAAATCATTCACGTCTACTGTGCCTGACGCAGTCGTGTACGAGGCCTTGTTTGCTGTTTTCGTTGCTCATGGCCGGACGGATCTCATGCCGATATATTTGTCGCGTATGGTAAGTCAGGGTATCTGGCCAACCGCGTACATTGCAAATTTTCTTATTAAGGGATATGCGCAAGATGGGCCTATGGGTCTCGTTGAGGCCCGACGAGTATTTGACGCAATGATTGATCCTCCAGCTGGTATAGCGGCTTCTGGCAATCATTTGCCGCGGCATCATGGTGCAGGCGCACTTGGTATGCGCCGTGAGCGCGTAGCTATACGCTCTGACTCATCTAGTAATGAGTTGGATCGTGCTAATGTACTCGGAGCGCTGGTGAACCGTGAGCCAAGCACCTATGAAGCCATGATAGGCGCAGAGCTTGCATATGGTCATATTGACCGCGCCCAAAGAATTCTGACGCGGATGAAAGCGCGTGCATTCCCTGCCGCTTTGTTAAATCGTGCCCAGGCCATGTTTGATCGTGTATAG
- a CDS encoding alpha 1,2-mannosyltransferase, translated as MIQRPKKLALVVALFIISIVISTYVSTSSSHGPSKFRTHLQQMPAYLRQKACLMSPFGVNQSSGFMEGAVSVNDIVRYSTKSSQGNYMPPEFVSSSVNQAPRVKAAFIVLVRNNELDGMIQSMNDYEFRFNRKFNYPWIFLNDEPFTDEFKTEVRKRTRAPTYFGLVPSEHWSYPDFIDQEKARQSRIDMDQHGVPYATSESYRHMCRFQSGFFFEHPLTYELGLEYYWRVEPYVELNCDIDYDPFMFMKINNKAYGFTITLLEYEETIPTLWDHTKQFMKLHPDYFASDNLVEFVIDNGDFETSNYNLCHFWSNFEIGDINFFRSKQYKDYFDYLDKTGGFFYERWGDAPVHSIAASLFLNKSQVYHFKDIGYVHDGMGHCPLGEKQFHENGKCDCNVVDSVTLLEDFCMGDWWFASKEGKPSEREEYKALIDELELEDVWVEEGEGEGEGEGEGEGEGEGQEDENAGDENLEVFDRRHLKKRYSSALLRQKRRARMSQQRKLKKRKWLSRT; from the exons ATGATACAGAGGCCAAAAAAGCTAGCCTTGGTTGTTGCTCTTTTTATTATAAGCATAGTCATATCAACTTATGTGTCTACTTCATCCTCCCATGGTCCCTCAAAGTTTCGGACACATTTGCAACAGATGCCAGCATATCTCCGACAAAAGGCATGCCTGATGTCTCCGTTTGGAGTCAATCAAAGCTCAGGATTCATGGAAGGCGCTGTCTCTGTGAATGATATTGTGCGCTACTCAACCAAGAGTTCGCAAGGAAATTATATGCCACCGGAGTTCGTTTCGAGTTCTGTGAACCAAGCACCCCGGGTCAAGGCTGCTTTTATCGTGCTTGTGCGCAACAATGAGCTGGATGGAATGATTCAAAGCATGAATGACT ATGAGTTCAGGTTTAACCGCAAATTTAATTACCCCTGGATCTTTTTGAATGACGAGCCGTTCACGGATGAATTTAAAACTGAAGTGCGTAAGAGGACTCGCGCCCCAACGTACTTTGGGCTGGTACCCTCCGAGCATTGGAGCTATCCAGACTTCATTGACCAAGAAAAAGCACGGCAGAGTCGCATTGACATGGACCAGCACGGTGTTCCTTACGCCACCTCAGAATCATATCGCCACATGTGTCGATTTCAGAGTGGCTTTTTTTTTGAGCACCCTCTTACCTATGAGCTTGGGCTAGAGTATTACTGGCGAGTGGAGCCTTATGTCGAATTGAATTGTGACATCGACTACGACCCATTCATGTTCATGAAAATCAACAATAAAGCCTACGGATTTACCATCACGTTGCTCGAATACGAAGAAACCATCCCTACTCTTTGGGATCATACCAAGCAGTTTATGAAACTGCATCCTGACTATTTTGCGTCAGACAATCTCGTGGAATTTGTTATTGATAATGGCGATTTCGAGACATCTAACTATAACTTATGTCATTTTTGGAGCAATTTTGAGATCGGCGATATAAACTTTTTCCGGAGCAAACAGTACAAGGACTACTTCGACTATTTGGACAAAACCGGTGGCTTTTTTTATGAGCGATGGGGcgatgcgcctgtgcaCAGTATTGCTGCCTCCCTTTTCTTAAATAAGTCTCAGGTGTATCACTTCAAGGACATTGGCTACGTGCACGATGGTATGGGTCACTGTCCTTTAGGAGAAAAACAGTTTCATGAAAATGGTAAATGCGATTGTAATGTGGTCGACTCCGTGACTCTCTTGGAAGATTTCTGCATGGGCGACTGGTGGTTTGCATCCAAAGAGGGTAAGCCCTCTGAACGTGAGGAGTACAAAGCGCTCATCGACGAACTTGAGCTTGAAGATGTCTGGGTTGAAGAGGGCGAAGGCGAAGGTGAAGGCGAAGGTGAAGGCGAAGGTGAAGGAGAAGGGCAAGAGGATGAAAATGCTGGGGACGAAAATTTGGAAGTCTTTGATCGACGTCACTTGAAAAAGCGCTACTCGTCCGCACTTCTCAGGCAGAAGCGTCGGGCAAGAATGTCACAACAACGCAAATTAAAAAAGCGCAAATGGCTTAGCAGAACTTGA
- a CDS encoding transcription initiation factor TFIID component TAF4 family — protein MEKRAESGNTNQDAGPAKKIKTESASDDALLRLPPGHPSPSAMPAPGSDPSVTTASPSLSNFDKLVSLAAQRSDAANGASHSNQNDAAPLNLLSQTVPSPTASSLPLSLQRLQAMRQQQQQQQKQQEVQHSATQMSNSLPSAPQTSNANPSSTSYDQLIDVMGYSGVDLRAEEAFIQQNGSSWEDSHTASAIHAAGLVHGLYLNVYPLSNMVHRIARQYGLSVNAATLDYLSIATRMRFRNLLESMVRASRHRAWSTHQRSPPMYLETLSDGSRKAMYHEELISNPVKQLAGIEKAERIEEGNWRRMRIEREENEAAALEAGGDDGTPKGKKRTGTSSRNLSEDVRKRLADSTAMRHLGANNMASKYSWLQSPSTRTTASARVRDTTEPTSASNSPAPKANSALPKPKFAPSANRRGTAAQAAHAGAWSDVALRQAAQREQERVARSRVTLHDALSALEREHAGGAGSGAGRRVLYMAQAYGSGRCSL, from the coding sequence ATGGAGAAACGTGCTGAATCAGGCAACACTAATCAGGATGCGGGACCGGCTAAGAAAATAAAGACAGAGAGCGCGTCTGATGATGCTTTGCTCCGTCTTCCTCCTGGGCATCCCAGCCCCTCTGCAATGCCGGCCCCCGGCTCCGACCCGTCTGTGACAACTGCATCACCATCACTATCTAATTTCGACAAGCTTGTAAGTCTTGCCGCCCAACGTAGTGATGCAGCAAATGGCGCGTCTCATTCAAATCAAAATGATGCCGCTCCGTTGAACCTGCTGTCTCAAACTGTCCCCTCCCCGACCGCTTCGTCCCTTCCTCTTTCCTTACAAAGGCTTCAAGCGATGCGTCAGCAACAACAGCAACAACAAAAACAGCAAGAGGTGCAACATAGCGCGACTCAGATGTCAAATTCTTTGCCAAGCGCGCCACAGACGTCGAATGCTAACCCTTCATCGACCAGTTATGACCAGCTCATTGATGTTATGGGATACAGTGGGGTTGATTTACGTGCTGAGGAGGCATTTATTCAGCAAAATGGATCTTCATGGGAGGACTCACATACCGCCTCTGCGATTCATGCTGCTGGACTTGTACATGGTTTGTATCTTAATGTATACCCTCTTTCCAACATGGTCCATCGTATTGCAAGGCAGTACGGCCTCAGTGTTAATGCTGCTACGCTCGACTATTTGTCTATCGCCACACGCATGCGATTCCGCAACTTACTCGAGTCCATGGTTCGTGCTTCTCGGCATCGAGCATGGTCTACGCATCAGCGCAGTCCACCTATGTACTTGGAGACGCTCTCAGATGGATCACGAAAAGCTATGTACCATGAAGAATTAATATCCAATCCTGTGAAGCAACTTGCAGGAATTGAGAAGGCTGAGCGTATTGAAGAAGGCAACTGGCGACGTATGCGAATCGAGCGTGAAGAAAATGAGGCCGCGGCTTTAGAAGCTGGCGGTGATGATGGCACACCTAAAGGCAAAAAacgcacaggcacatctTCACGTAACCTCTCTGAGGATGTGCGGAAGCGTCTGGCTGATAGTACAGCTATGCGACATCTGGGTGCTAACAACATGGCATCTAAGTATTCGTGGCTTCAGTCACCGAGCACAAGAACAACCGCTTCAGCGCGAGTTCGTGACACAACAGAGCCGACGTCAGCATCAAATTCGCCTGCTCCTAAAGCAAATTCAGCATTACCGAAGCCAAAATTCGCACCAAGTGCTAATCGGCGTGGCACAGCCGCGCAAGCTGCCCATGCTGGTGCATGGAGTGATGTTGCACTTCGCCAAGCAGCCCAGCGAGAACAGGAGCGTGTGGCTCGCTCCCGTGTCACCTTACACGATGCGCTCTCAGCTCTCGAACGCGAGCATGCTGGCGGAGCCGGTAGTGGTGCCGGTCGCCGTGTGCTATATATGGCACAGGCGTATGGGAGTGGTCGTTGCTCTTTATAG
- a CDS encoding inosine-5'-monophosphate dehydrogenase, with the protein MAKVASSGDILPISEAKNELTKYEHSDGLSMNELIDSRKNGGLTYNDFLVLPGYIDFPASKVDLRTRVTKNIVLNTPFISSPMDTVTEVQMAISIALMGGMGVIHNNMSPQEQASMVRKVKMFENGFITDPMVLSTRETVGDVLEIKERLGFAGIPITESGSLKSKLLGIVTARDIQFRDPSTPLVEVMTRDLVTAPLGVTLEEANRILRDSKKGKLPIVNETGDLVALLARSDLLKNQDYPLASKSPESKQLYCAAAIGTRPHDRERLAMLVEAGLDVVVLDSSQGNSVFQVDMIAWIKQTYPNLQVVAGNVVTREQAATLIHAGADALRVGMGSGSICITQEVMAVGRPQGTAVRQVAEYAKRFGVPVIADGGIQNVGHIAKALCLGASAVMMGGLLAGTTESPGEYFYREGQRLKGYRGMGSIEAMEHQSKKRRFDGSTGRASKKVDEVTANAANENAATQRYFSESDAVKVAQGVSGSVQDKGSVTKFLPYLYTGLQHSLQDMGVPSVDDLRDNVMSGKVRFELRTASAQLEGGVHGLQHYEKRLFVGS; encoded by the exons ATGGCCAAGGTTGCTTCAAGTGGTGACATTCTTCCTATTTCCGAAGCCAAAAATGAGCTCACTAAGTATGAGCACTCTGATGGTCTTAGTATGAATGAGCTTATTGACTCACGCAAGAATGGCGGTCTCACGTACAACGACTTTCTGGTGCTGCCGGGCTACATCGATTTCCCTGCGTCCAAGGTGGATCTTCGTACGCGTGTGACCAAAAACATTGTCCTTAACACACCGTTTATTTCTAGTCCTATGGACACGGTGACAGAAGTGCAAATGGCTATTTCGATTGCATTGATGGGTGGTATGGGTGTCATCCACAACAATATGTCGCCGCAAGAACAGGCATCGATGGTCCGGAAAGTCAAGATGTTTGAGAATGGATTCATTACAGACCCTATGGTACTAAGCACGCGCGAGACTGTtggcgatgtgctggagaTCAAGGAGCGTCTAGGCTTTGCTGGCATTCCCATCACAG AGTCGGGCTCATTGAAGAGCAAGCTGCTGGGTATTGTGACAGCGCGTGACATTCAGTTCCGCGATCCCTCTACGCCTCTTGTCGAGGTGATGACGCGCGACCTTGTCACGGCGCCTTTGGGTGTAACGCTGGAAGAGGCCAATCGCATTCTTCGTGACAGTAAGAAGGGCAAGCTTCCGATTGTAAATGAAACAGGTGACTTGGTTGCATTGCTTGCTCGCTCAGACTTGCTGAAGAACCAGGACTATCCACTTGCTTCGAAGAGTCCTGAAAGCAAGCAGCTGTACTGTGCTGCAGCCATCGGCACTCGCCCCCATGACCGCGAGCGTCTAGCGATGCTGGTCGAAGCTGGCCTCGATGTCGTTGTTCTGGACTCATCGCAAGGCAACTCGGTGTTCCAGGTCGACATGATTGCTTGGATTAAACAGACATATCCCAACCTCCAGGTGGTGGCCGGTAATGTTGTTACTCGTGAACAGGCTGCGACGCTCATTCATGCTGGTGCTGACGCTCTTCGTGTGGGTATGGGTAGTGGCTCGATTTGCATCACTCAGGAAGTCATGGCTGTAGGACGTCCCCAAGGCACAGCTGTGCGTCAAGTGGCTGAGTATGCCAAACGCTTTGGCGTGCCTGTGATTGCTGACGGTGGTATTCAAAACGTGGGCCACATTGCCAAAGCGTTGTGTCTAGGTGCAAGTGCTGTGATGATGGGCGGTCTTCTCGCTGGTACGACGGAGAGCCCCGGTGAATACTTTTACCGTGAGGGCCAGCGTCTAAAAGGATATCGCGGTATGGGCTCAATTGAGGCTATGGAACACCagagcaagaagcgccGCTTCGACGGTTCAACGGGTCGAGCTTCGAAGAAGGTGGATGAAGTCACCGCTAACGCCGCCAATGAGAACGCCGCAACACAACGCTACTTCTCCGAGAGTGACGCCGTTAAAGTCGCCCAAGGTGTCTCCGGCTCTGTACAAGACAAAGGCAGTGTGACCAAGTTCCTGCCATACCTCTACACCGGCCTGCAGCATTCTCTCCAAGACATGGGTGTTCCTAGCGTCGATGACCTGCGCGATAATGTGATGTCTGGAAAGGTGCGCTTTGAGCTCCGTACCGCCAGTGCGCAATTGGAGGGCGGTGTGCACGGCCTCCAGCACTATGAAAAGCGCTTGTTCGTAGGATCGTGA
- a CDS encoding RuvB-like protein 1 (pontin 52), with protein MMSAVAPSHSGAGAVPISNASSSSSREARIATHSHIKGLGLDEYGVALPSARGFVGQKSAREACGLVLDLIRQKKFAGRALLLAGGPGTGKTALALGMAHELGHKVPFCPMVGSEVYSSEVKKTEVLMENFRRAIGLRVRETKEVYEGELTELTPTEAENPLSGYGKTIVHVVIALKTVKGTKQLRLDPSIYESILKERITVGDVIYIEANTGAVKRVGRSDAYATEFDLEADEYVALPKGDVQKRKEVVQDVTLHDLDMANAKPQGGQDIMSVVSQLVKGRRTEVTDKLRNEINRVVDKYIQQGIAELVPGVLFIDEVHMLDMECFTYLNRALESTISPHVILATNRGQSTVRGTEFEGGLSAGVVAPHGIPLDLLDRCMIVRTLPYVEDEIRQVIRIRTATEGIAVSEDALNKLTELGKRTSLRFALQLLAPASVLTNVMGRSEITVEDIEQTTELFLDARSSARQLADVRSDAAAPSAGENAMDVA; from the coding sequence ATGATGAGTGCAGTGGCTCCGTCACACagtggtgctggtgctgtTCCTATTTCCAATGCGAGCTCATCTAGCTCACGCGAAGCTCGTATTGCTACTCATTCTCATATCAAGGGTCTCGGCCTCGATGAGTATGGTGTAGCTCTACCAAGTGCCCGCGGCTTTGTAGGCCAAAAGTCAGCGCGGGAGGCCTGTGGTCTAGTGCTCGATTTGATCCGCCAAAAGAAGTTTGCTGGTCGTGCACTTCTGCTTGCGGGAGGTCCCGGCACGGGAAAAACTGCTTTGGCGCTTGGTATGGCGCATGAACTTGGCCACAAGGTGCCATTCTGCCCCATGGTTGGATCTGAAGTGTACAGCTCTGAGGTAAAAAAAACCGAAGTTTTGATGGAGAATTTCCGACGTGCTATTGGACTTCGAGTGCGTGAGACCAAGGAGGTGTACGAAGGTGAGCTGACTGAGCTCACGCCCACGGAGGCAGAGAACCCATTGTCTGGCTACGGCAAGACCATTGTGCACGTGGTGATTGCACTCAAGACTGTCAAAGGAACCAAACAACTGCGATTGGATCCTAGCATTTACGAGAGCATTTTGAAAGAGCGTATTACTGTTGGTGATGTCATCTACATCGAGGCGAACACCGGCGCGGTAAAGCGTGTCGGTCGCTCTGATGCGTATGCAACCGAATTCGATTTGGAGGCAGATGAGTACGTGGCGCTACCAAAAGGAGATGTACAGAAGCGAAAAGAGGTTGTACAGGACGTTACTTTGCATGATCTCGACATGGCAAATGCTAAGCCGCAGGGTGGTCAGGATATCATGAGTGTAGTAAGCCAGCTCGTCAAGGGTCGCCGAACGGAAGTAACAGACAAGTTGCGCAATGAGATCAACAGGGTCGTTGACAAATATATCCAACAGGGCATTGCCGAACTTGTACCTGGTGTTCTTTTCATCGACGAGGTTCACATGCTTGATATGGAATGTTTCACGTACTTGAATCGGGCTCTGGAGTCAACCATTAGCCCACACGTGATTCTCGCTACGAACCGTGGTCAATCGACAGTGCGGGGTACAGAATTTGAAGGCGGTCTGAGTGCAGGTGTTGTGGCTCCACACGGCATTCCcctcgacttgctcgatCGCTGCATGATCGTTCGCACTCTTCCGTATGTTGAAGATGAAATCCGTCAAGTTATTCGTATTCGCACTGCGACAGAGGGCATTGCTGTGAGCGAAGATGCTTTGAACAAGCTCACCGAGCTAGGTAAGCGAACTTCGCTGCGCTTTGCATTGCAGCTTTTGGCTCCCGCATCTGTGCTGACCAATGTGATGGGTCGCTCTGAAATCACGGTCGAGGACATTGAGCAGACCACGGAGCTGTTCCTTGATGCTCGCTCTTCTGCTCGCCAACTTGCTGATGTGCGAAGCGATGCTGCCGCTCCTTCTGCTGGAGAAAATGCTATGGATGTGGCATAG